The region CCCAAGAAGGGTGGTGGTAATAGCATTTCCGGTTTGAAGAAAGCATCAAGGAAGAATCTCGATGGTAGAGTAAGCTCAATAGGTCCAGCTTCGTTGCCAGTGAATATACCTAACTGGCCAAAGATCTTGGaggagaaaaagaagaagaagcaTCGAAAATGGGAgagtgatgatgatgaagaagaagatgaaggtGATGATGAACATAGGGTACCCCCTCATGAGTATCTAGCTAGGACTAGAGGTGCTTCTCTTTCGGTGCATGAAGGGATTGGGAGGACTCTTAAAGGTAGGGATTTGTGTAGTGTTAGGAATGCTATTTGGAAAAGAGTTGGTTTTGAAgattaattaatttaactaaTTATATGTATCCGAGTCCACAAGTTTTTTTTTGGGAAGGAGGATTTGGTTAAGGTGAAAACTAGTTACAAGATTAGTGTTATCAATTTAGTTGATTAGCTATTTATGTGTGAAAATGAGATCTATATGTAATGTAAGTTATATAGTAGGTAATGAGTTCTCATTTTGGGGGCCTTACATTTTTGAAGGGCTGTACTCATATATGCTTGTAATGAATGATTGAACCCTTTGAATTTACTATTTTCTATCATTATGTGCAAATGATTGGGTTAATGTGCGGGTTCATGAATTTTTCAAGGATATgttagttttttttatttaataCTAATAGCCAATAAATAAGATAATGTGAATTTGGATATACTCACCTTAAGTTTTTGGATGTCATGCGTAATGGTACAAGATATGATTGCAACAAATTAGGAATCCTTGTGATTTGGTCAACATGACCGTTGCAAAGGACTCAGGATTCAGTCTTCAGTTGTGTCCAATACGCCCCCTCAAGAGGAAGGTACCGTGAATGACACATTCATCATGCTCATAAGCTCTTAAAACAATGGTATTGATAATGCCTTTGTGAGAAGGTTACAATTTGATCCTTTGTTGACACACGACTAACTAAAAGTTTTTCGACCTGAACTTGTTCTCGAAAAAAATGAAAGCAAGTGGATATATGTTTCATTCTTGAGTGTAGAATTGGATTATAACAAACATAAGTGGCTCCAACATTATCACATAAAAGCTTAGGTGATTGAGATATTGTAATGTGAAATTCTGAAATAAGATTGGTGAGCCACATGATTTTAGTGGTAGTTGCAGCTAGCGCCTGATATTTTGCTTTTATGGATGAGTGACCTATTATCTGTTGCTTCTTGGAGATCCATGAGATAGGATTACCACCAAAAAAATATAAGGTACGCAGACGTGGACATGTGATCATTAGGACTGTCTCCCCAACCAGTCTCACTATAGGCGAGAAGTTGAAAGGAATGTGGTTTCTTAAGCATGATATCAAAGTTAATGGTGGATTTGAGGTATCTAAGTAACATTTAAAGGTGCTGGAGATGGAGAATGGTAGGTTTGTGCATGAGTTGAGAGAGTTTGTTGACAGCAAATGAGACATCGAGTCGTGTGAGGTTTAGGTATTGCAAGACACCTATGATTTTTTTTGTGTTGAGTGGAATCAGTGGCGGGCCTACCATCATGCAGTGTGAGCATTTCAGTGGAAGAGAGAGGTGAGAGTGATGGTTTAGCAACAACCATGTCAATATTTTCCAAAATATCACATATATAATTGCTTGTGAAAAGAACATTTTAGCATTTATAGGGATTAATTCAACTCGTAGAATGTAGTGAGGGTTACCCATATTTTTTTAGAGAGAACCGTTGGGACAAAGCGTTGATAAAATGAGTGAGAAACTTTGTTGCATTACCAGAGAGTAAAAGATCATCAACATAAACTAAGAAATAAGCAGCAATTGTACCTTTGTACTATATGAACAATGACATGTCATTCTTACTCACGTGAAACCCATTAGTAGTGATAAAGGTTATGAGAGCATCATGCCATGCTCATGGTAGTTGACGTAAGTTATAGATGGATTTGTGAAGTTTACAAACATGATGGGGATGTTGAGCATCTTTCAAACCGGGTGGCTGAGCCATTTAAGTATCCTCATAAATAGTGTCTTAGAGGAAAACTTTGTTGACATCTAATTGATGCATACTCCACTGATATCCAAGTGCAATAGTGAGAATGAGTTTAATTATCTGTGGACGAATAACAAGTGCAAATGTCTCTTTAAATTTTATTCTTGGACATTGTCTGTATCCTTTTGCAACTAGGCGAGCTTTGTATATAAAAATAGTTCCATCTAGATTTCTTTTGATGTGAAACAACCATTTACATTCAACAATGTTATAGTCATAAGGTGGTAGAACTAGAATCCACGTACCATTGCATATTAATGCATCAAATTCTTATGAAATGGATTGTCTCCAATGAATATGTAACATGGCTTGTCTAATTTTTTACGATTCAAGATTCTCGTGTTGGGTGAGAATATGGATACTAAAAGGTCTAGAAGGGGGGAAGGGTTAAATAGACCCAAATTCCCTTTAGAAAATTTGGAAAACTTTTTAGGTTCCATAAACGAAATCAGAGATTTTAAGAATCACGGAAGCAAAACACAAAAACACGAGATCTTGGAAGCATCTCAATGAATCAAGCCATATGAAATGGTACATGAGTTTACCATGAGATTTATTGGTTCTAGTGCGAGTCACTTACAAGTCAATCAAAGCCACTTTAAATGAAGCGATTTAAAAACACATTACTTAGATGTTGTTAGCAATGCATAATTGACTTCATGATGATTCCAGAAGATTGATACACCATATACCAAAGCTTATATATTAAATCACTATAGGTATGATCTAACCTATATGGTATACAATCAATGCAATATGAAGGTAATTGAAACACAAGAAATAGGGCTTTAAATTGGGTTTCAAGAATTAAAACTTTTTCAACCCAAGAAAGCAAACAGAAAACTAAGAACAAAAATAATGAACATAATTATTTTTATCCTAGTTCCCTGTTAACAAATCTACCTCAAatccacccgccaaggtgatttcgccttatcACAAGGACTTATCCACTATATGCAAGAAGAGATCCATTGGACGATATAACTGGAATACTTAAATGCAGTTGTATACTTGCATAACGGCATGTGAAAATgggagacaaaatggtacaataATACAGTTCTTAGCCCACAAAATTAGTGTAATGGAAAGAATATTTGATATTGTACTATGTATTATTATCTCACGTAAAACCctttttgatcttatcttcaataTTCATGGGCTTCTGATAGAGAGGTAATGAAGCATGTATAATAAAGAATAAAATTATggttgagagaatcttcagaaaCTTGGTCTTCAGACTCTTGATCCAGTTCATCAGAACCTGGTCTTTAGAGTCTGGTGACACTTTTCATCGGAGTTGTTTGAGCACATATCTTTAGAGCTTAACAACGTTAGAAGCTTCAGAGTCATAAAGCTTTGGATAAGTAGAGTTTAGAAGCGTTGAGTACATAATCCAAAGCTTGATTATCTTGTAAAACACACATCTCATAGTCATGGTGCACTAGGTTCAGAACTTGATGATGCCGCACATCATTCTATCAGAGTCAGAACTTGTATCCAGTATATGCCCACTAAACAAAACCATTAAGGTACAAAATTGTAAGGCTCAATgtattattatcatcaaaatatAAGGCTAGATGCATAaacaaatcttgttcttacaatttccccctttttgatgatgacaaaaccattaATTTTGATGAATAACTTTTACTTGGTTTAATCATATAAATGTATCAGAGTGATGTTTGTAAACTCCCCACGAGTTTATGCTATTAAAATTATTTCTCAACTTAAAACTTCAGAGTTAGGTTTGCAAGCCCCCCTGAGTTTAAGATTTAAAATAATTCTAACACACATAGCATTTTAATCAAGATGAAAGAAGTAACTTCCCTGAACGAGGTAGCCTGGTTGG is a window of Lathyrus oleraceus cultivar Zhongwan6 chromosome 6, CAAS_Psat_ZW6_1.0, whole genome shotgun sequence DNA encoding:
- the LOC127098205 gene encoding uncharacterized protein LOC127098205 codes for the protein MASKKSFLTNQSYIFPNTPFNKKSSEEEGMFEFDEAELYDSCTPPKKGGGNSISGLKKASRKNLDGRVSSIGPASLPVNIPNWPKILEEKKKKKHRKWESDDDEEEDEGDDEHRVPPHEYLARTRGASLSVHEGIGRTLKGRDLCSVRNAIWKRVGFED